One Vanessa cardui chromosome 17, ilVanCard2.1, whole genome shotgun sequence DNA window includes the following coding sequences:
- the LOC124537021 gene encoding uncharacterized protein LOC124537021: protein SDCLHLQLYRDPKDRYKKGQTKASLSLQHFLGFESGFTLDKESNTIAIICQDVTVVLAFETRERLISWQVKVGGQLGSSKEYLVMIGGGGSRKLPAGPARLHLLGRRFALTSGVPPRVLGLWELAHLRRYGVVEGRFCFEGGSHCGKGEGLHMLITDQAQDITDAFDQAAQGNLQQRTPASRGSGTERRFKSRPNTRLSDFNSGDQSIPDNASALYEENYFGEDCGDVSPYWPSAEKRGYDENEYRPDTEIGVKPLWSDADHITLERCNNCLTKLGGVSRSSTVALNSGSQFNPAWTMEAVPESCSDNSSNSTEYLTPKTIRKDTCHCKEKPPLRPPKPAHFDQKKPPAPLPPQGCSCAMNDNFCSSNNPKVGPYENYDVPKTSYAEVDKEKYYDTPKRIKAALADDLFQVTNTSTPGSLVLKKKCGCILKFGSKKKPVIVECEENLQPVDCPCQKVTNWANNLISLPYCKRNTSNEKINTEILNSSKLDDMALYATVDVSRKTNRQSTGDQDKTQDTATEIAFTNYQNLEPNECKDFEGPYANYENLEFALSLEYYENAKDLLKKAGVTQNELDALSANIDLATTTLPKKTRSCLKCGHCKSTTIHDIKNKSDEYLLMEPSKDVKSCLVNRPIGNNPGYTPMSPNPNWSQSLKHPIGKVHRTEIEKSLSIPTLHGSGNCIQSFDISSNSSKEAIQKRSSSVDSARLLEDLKEFDSSIGSHATSSSMETLRNLALENRLSSPCDNDREYYDCCKSSGSENKTSEESSTKDMPHLRNKHMDNAAIKRSSSVPCKGGNRDSSSSNDSGVSSCSLKHGGGEFQEFEMPLTSGHSRYHYMVHKRLRGNLSGSIHSSLPRKSKSSDLLRDQPMQIHKNHNIHAKSSSAEAEVPVLPPKQFKGVLDTHSTSSGTSDMSDYIETLSLTSSHSSSDTPMGGRLNRQPTSTLRPRSGKEYHNLDPIITSMYKNGKDLANYTNLP from the exons tCAGATTGCCTCCACCTGCAACTCTATCGTGATCCCAAAGATCGATACAAAAAAGGTCAAACCAAAGCGTCTCTTTCCCTTCAACATTTTCTAGGGTTTGAATCTGGATTTACCTTAGACAAAGAGTCCAATACGATCGCCATAATATGTCAAGATGTAACCGTTGTTCTAGCATTTGAAACAAGGGAAAGACTAATTTCATGGCAGGTCAAAGTTGGAGGCCAACTGGGGTCCTCCAAAGAATACTTGGTTATGATTGGGGGTGGAGGCTCACGAAAACTTCCCGCTGGTCCTGCGAGACTCCATCTTCTAGGTAGAAGATTTGCTTTGACGAGTGGAGTTCCACCTCGAGTACTTGGGTTATGGGAACTTGCTCATTTGAG GCGCTATGGAGTAGTGGAGGGTCGGTTTTGCTTTGAGGGTGGATCTCATTGTGGCAAGGGGGAAGGACTCCATATGCTGATCACCGACCAAGCCCAGGATATAACGGATGCATTTGATCAAGCAGCACAAGGAAATCTCCAACAAAGAACTCCTGCGTCGAGGGGTAGCG gAACAGAACGCAGATTCAAATCTCGACCAAATACACGACTATCAGATTTTAACAGTGGTGATCAATCAATACCAGATAATGCAAGCGCTTTGTATGAGGAAAATTATTTCGGAGAAGATTGTGGAGATGTATCACCTTATTGGCCATCAGCAGAGAAACGAGGCTATGATGAAAACGAATACAGACCTGATACCGAAATAGGTGTGAAACCGCTATGGAGTGATGCAGACCACATCACACTAGAGCGTTGTAATAACTGCTTGACTAAACTTGGCGGCGTCTCTCGATCTTCGACTGTAGCTCTGAATTCAGGAAGCCAGTTCAATCCCGCTTGGACTATGGAAGCCGTTCCTGAAAGTTGTTCCGATAATTCCTCTAATAGCACAGAATATTTAACGCCAAAGACTATAAGGAAAGATACATGCCACTGTAAAGAAAAACCACCACTTAGGCCACCAAAACCAGCACATTTTGATCAAAAGAAACCACCAGCACCATTACCGCCGCAAGGATGTAGCTGTGCTATGAATGACAACTTCTGTTCTAGTAATAATCCAAAAGTAGGTCCTTATGAAAACTATGATGTCCCCAAAACATCGTATGCTGAG gttgataaggaaaaatattatgaCACACCAAAGAGAATTAAAGCAGCTCTGGCAGATGATCTTTTCCAAGTGACAAATACTTCCACACCAGGGTCACTAGTGCTAAAGAAAAAGTGCggatgtatattaaaatttggtTCGAAAAAGAAGCCAGTCATTGTAGAATGCGAAGAAAATTTGCAACCAGTTGATTGTCCGTGTCAAAAAGTAACAAATTGggctaataatttaataagtctGCCGTATTGTAAGAGAAACACGAGCAATGAAAAAATTAACACAGAAATTCTCAATAGTAGTAAATTAGACGATATGGCTCTATATGCAACCGTGGATGTTTCGAGAAAGACCAATAGACAAAGTACTGGTGATCAAGACAAAACCCAAGACACTGCAACTGAAATAGCATTTACAAATTATCAAAACTTAGAACCGAATGAATGTAAAGATTTTGAAGGCCCATACGCTAATTATGAAAATCTGGAATTTGCTTTGTCATTAGAATACTATGAAAATGCAAAAGATTTGTTAAAGAAAGCTGGTGTAACTCAAAATGAATTAGATGCTCTTAGTGCTAACATAGATCTCGCTACCACTACTTTACCCAAAAAAACTCGATCTTGCTTAAAATGTGGCCACTGCAAGTCAACTACtatacatgatataaaaaataaatctgacGAGTATTTACTAATGGAACCATCAAAAGATGTTAAAAGTTGTTTAGTTAATCGCCCAATTGGAAACAATCCGGGTTATACTCCAATGTCTCCAAATCCGAACTGGTCTCAAAGCTTAAAACATCCTATCGGAAAAGTACATCGAACAGAAATTGAAAAATCATTGAGTATACCGACATTACATGGCAGTGGAAATTGTATTCAAAGCTTCGATATATCATCAAACAGTAGTAAAGAAGCGATTCAAAAGAGATCAAGTTCTGTAGACTCAGCAAGACTTCTTGAAGACTTAAAGGAATTTGACAGCAGTATAGGGAGTCATGCAACATCCTCATCAATGGAAACGTTAAGAAATTTGGCTCTGGAGAATAGACTGTCATCACCTTGTGATAATGATCGAGAATATTATGACTGCTGTAAATCTTCTGGATCTGAAAACAAGACATCAGAAGAAAGTTCAACGAAAGACATGCCGCACCTACGAAATAAACACATGGATAATGCAGCGATAAAGAGATCCTCTAGTGTACCTTGCAAGGGTGGAAATAGGGACTCGTCCAGCTCTAACGACTCTGGTGTATCGAGCTGTTCATTGAAACACGGCGGTGGAGAGTTCCAAGAGTTTGAAATGCCTTTGACATCTGGTCACTCGAGGTATCATTATATGGTACATAAAAGATTGCGAGGAAATCTATCAGGTTCCATACATTCCTCTTTGCCACGGAAGTCAAAATCATCAGATCTTCTGAGAGACCAACCCATGCAAATACACAAAAACCATAATATTCATGCGAAATCATCCTCTGCGGAAGCTGAAGTACCAGTCTTACCGCCTAAGCAATTCAAAG gtGTTTTGGATACACATAGTACTTCGAGCGGAACGTCCGATATGTCGGATTATATAGAAACTCTGTCTTTAACATCTTCACATTCATCTTCGGACACACCCATGGGAGGAAG GTTAAATCGTCAACCGACAAGCACCCTTCGACCTCGCTCGGGCAAAGAGTATCACAACCTGGATCCCATCATCACGTCTATGTACAAGAACGGAAAAGACTTGGCGAACTATACAAATCTGCCCTAa